The proteins below come from a single Vanessa tameamea isolate UH-Manoa-2023 chromosome 15, ilVanTame1 primary haplotype, whole genome shotgun sequence genomic window:
- the LOC113396533 gene encoding 23 kDa integral membrane protein-like, protein MCLCVVSCIVQYILISINLILTLVGLAIIALGVVLLMILRNIENAEAGDFNLLPTLIIVVGCIITVIFCLGCCGAMTRNRCMLISYSVIIVILASLTVGLTVMLSHNTTSVTDMATEMMNGTDDMVLNSFESVLKCCGTTGPDSYLNTTLPSSCCPEALSDKQQIQQNTDFSFISTDINVNAEICSKNDAFPEGCVTVLKGILNTATNVLICICIGEYLAAGMAIFFTCSIRRK, encoded by the exons ATGTGTCTCTGCGTAGTGTCATGTATTGtacaatacatattaatttctataaatctCATTTTAACC TTAGTTGGTTTAGCCATCATAGCGTTGGGTGTAGTTTTGCTCATGATACTACGGAATATTGAAAATGCGGAGGCAGGTGATTTTAACTTATTACCGACATTGATAATCGTGGTGGGCTGTATCATCACTGTCATCTTCTGCCTCGGATGCTGTGGCGCTATGACCAGGAATAGGTGCATGTTAATATCG TACTCCGTCATTATAGTGATTCTGGCCAGTTTGACTGTCGGATTGACAGTGATGCTCTCACACAACACAACATCTGTAACAGACATGGCAACTGAAATGATGAACGGTACTGACGACATGgttttaaattcatttgaatCTGTg TTGAAGTGTTGCGGCACCACCGGTCCAGATTCGTATTTGAACACCACCCTACCGTCATCATGCTGTCCTGAAGCATTATCGGATAAACAACAAATTCAACAGAATACAGACTTTTCTTTCATTAGCACCGATATTAACGTAAATGCAGAAATTTGCAGTAAAAATGATGCTTTTCCAGAGGGGTGTGTGACGGTATTGAAAGGCATTCTAAATACGGCGACCAATGTTCTCATTTGTATATGCATTGGCGAG TATTTGGCAGCAGGGATGGCCATCTTCTTTACATGTTCCATCAGACGGAAGTGA
- the LOC113396528 gene encoding 23 kDa integral membrane protein-like, translated as MSMIGCVGSLGKNILLLSNLFFVLAGVALIGLGVATELPVLWVSDLFDDSQIIQLAPIVAIVAGCVVFTISFFGCCGVIKESQCMLVIYAFFMILLAVLKVTLCTLIIIKHDDFFDGLSRLLTESFIDDPLDFQNIERIFVCCGPLGPVSYLNATLPDSCCFRPVCTILNAYKGCNKVIENFFYAVGLATIIISAIVAAFEFLAAVISCCVANYIRIKGRQRLY; from the exons CTAGCTGGAGTAGCTCTGATAGGTTTGGGAGTGGCGACGGAACTACCGGTTCTCTGGGTATCAGACCTCTTCGATGATTCACAAATAATTCAGCTGGCACCCATCGTGGCGATCGTTGCCGGATGTGTCGTCTTCACGATAAGCTTCTTTGGATGCTGTGGGGTCATCAAGGAGAGCCAGTGCATGCTTGTTAtt tacgCCTTCTTTATGATACTTCTAGCGGTATTAAAAGTAACACTCTGTACATTGATTATTATCAAGCATGATGATTTCTTTGATGGCCTCTCTCGACTACTCACAGAATCGTTTATCGATGATCCATTGGATTTCCAGAATATCGAGAGAATA TTCGTATGTTGCGGCCCCTTGGGCCCTGTCTCTTACCTCAACGCTACCTTACCAGATTCGTGCTGCTTTCGACCAGTCTGCACTATACTCAATGCTTACAAAGGATGCAATAAAGTCATAGAGAATTTTTTCTACGCCGTTGGCTTAGCGACGATTATTATCTCCGCTATCGTAGCTGCCTTTGAG TTCTTAGCGGCCGTAATAAGCTGTTGTGTCGCCAACTATATCCGCATCAAAGGCAGACAAAGACTTTATTAA